TTAGATGGATTATGTGTTTATGATCTCAGGGAAGGAGGATGGTGGGGAGGCTGGCTGACACAAAGCTTCCAGACCGTCAAAGACAAGGTGAGTCAAATCCAGACCAGTAATCCAGATCAGATACAGACTGATAATCTTGATCAGATGTGGATTGCTCATATGGATAATGCTGAAATGTCTTTAGGATCATAGTGCCAGTAATGTGTTTTGGAAAAACAATGATTGATCTAAGATATTAAGTTGATTTAAAAATGATCTGTTGTCTCAATAGTCAGCTGAGGCATATGAGTTCATCAAACGGGACCTGACAGAATTCTCCAGTGTGGTGCAACATGACACTGCATGCTCCATTGTCGCAACAGCTACCGCTGTTAAGAACAAACTGGCTGTAAGGAGACAATTTAACACCATACCAAAACCATGTTGATGTTTACCTTCTGTATATTTTGGTTTAGATTGTTGTCTTCAGTGCTAACACTAGACGTGGAATCACTCTAGTTTGATTTATTTAGATACTGAAAGAGAGTTGCTCATTAAACCTACGTGAAGCCGGTTACATGCTGTTTGTAAAGTTCAACTTGTCTTTGTAGGTTGAAAGCTCATCAGAGGCCACGGATAAGGTGAAGAAGGGCATTTCCAATATTCTGGGCGTGATCACAGATACTTTGGCCCCTCCCCCAGACAAGACCATCGACTGTGATGTCATCACGCTAGTAGCCACTCCCGCAGGCACAACAGAGGTGTATGACAGCAGCAAGGTCAGTCCCACTCTTCTGTACAGCTCTCATAAGGCCCTTTCcaacctacagtcctggtacttttcctttaataaattTCTAGATGAGAACTGTTACAAGGAACGGGacacccgaggagacttttcccctgttgcattcgTATTCCCAAAAGTACCCccgtagtgacgtcatctagtgtTGACCATTTTTCTTTTGACATGGTTGGAATGCGCGATTcagtagcaacaacaacaacgaaATCAACAACATCAACGGAGGAGGCCAGGATTAGgagttacacttttgttagggctgttttacacgagctttggctgcatccaaaaacataggcagctgcctgaacagtttaaaaagcagctTATTTCATCCTGCCTCCTTATATAgccccgaaggcagcattttgcCGTTGTCAGACGCAGTCTGTGTCTttaggttacagtttaaactggccGTCTTTTAAATAGCCATTACAGAAACTAGTAATGTACATTACAAGTCAGGCTTATATAATGGAACTTACATTATATAAAAATGCACAGAATAATACATCAGAATATATATTCATAATGttaatttagagacatttagaaatttACCATGCAATTTTGCCCAACAAGGTGTAATTTAAGTATATAGgcctaattaaaatatattatacacTTGCAAATAAACTCGGCAAAAAAACtgctttcaactgcttttattttcagcaaacttaatgtgtaaatatttgtatgaacataaaaagattcaagacataaactgaacaagtttcacagacatgtgactaacagaaatggaataatgtgtccctgaacaaatggggggtcaaaatcaaaagtaacagtcagtatcttgtatggccaccagctgcattaagtactgcagtgcatctcctcctcatggactgcaccagatttgccagttcttgctgtgagatgttaccccactcttccaccaaggcacatgcaagttcccggacatttctggggggaatggactggactcaccctctgatccaacaggtcccaaatGTGCTCAGTGAGATTGAGATCTGgcctcttcgctggccatggcagaacactgacattcctgcacagaacgagcagtatggctggtggcattgtcatgctggagggtcatgtcaggatggtcctgcaggaagggtaccacatgagggaggaggatgtcttccctgtaatgcacagtgttgtgattgcctgcaatgacaacaagctcagtctgatgatgctgtgacacaccgccccagaccatgatagACCCtctacctccaaatcgatcccgctccagagtacaggcctcggtgtaacgctcattccttcgatgataaacgggagtccgaccatcacccctagtgagacaaaaccacgactcgtcagtgaagagcactttttgccagtcctgtttggtccagggaaggtgggtttgtgcccataggcgacattgttgccggtgatgtctggtaaggacctgccttacaacaggcatacaaaccctcagtccagcctctctcagcctattgcggacagtctgagcactgatggagggattgtgcattcctggtgtaactcgggcggttgttgttgccatcctgtacctgtcccgcaggtgatattcggatgtacctatcctgtgcaggtgttgttacacgtggtctgccactgcgaggatgatcagctgtccttcctgtctccctgtagcgctgtcttaggcgtctcacagtacggacattgcaatttattgccctggcaacatctgcagtcctcatgcctccatgcagcagcatgccaaaggcacgttcacgccgatgagcagggaccctgagcatctttcttttggtgtttttcagagtccgtagaaaggtctctttagtgtcctaagtgtttataactgtgaccttaattgcctactgtctgtaagctgttagtgtcttaacgaccattccacaggtgcatgtgcattaattgtttatggttcagtgaacaagcatggaaaacattgtttaaaccctttacaataaagatctgtaaagttatttggatttttacaaaattatctttaaaatactgtgtcctgaaaaagggatgagTTTATATGAAAATATGTAATAAGCGTTTTACAAGCTTGACTCGTGGAAATAAGACGACAGTGCTTTTGTCCCTTTACTTAAAACATATCAAATATATATCAACAATTGTACTGTATACATAATATTTAAACATAAGCAGACAAAATGTAATGTTGATCAtgttaaaaagcattattttctAAGGCAGTGTTTCCGTGTGCCGTGGGAAATGatcagattccacaaaataaatcagggctccGGACTGAGACTAATTTTTCcaaccatttttcctaacagtgcgattaaactttgcaagaggtcgtATTGGTGCGACTATAAAGTTGGCTGACTGTGCTCTGTCGTTTTTTTGTTccgtatgagaaatatcaaacggcaaacgttccaaacacaaaaggaaacagctttacccggatcagtcagcgctgctcaatggacagatcagcgcagagacgtgcatttacacgtggaccggtctcgagcgctcagccgtgcagatcatcataaacagagcTGGGAGAAGCATGGGCTGGGTCACGAattcggcattgattatttgtttcaAATAATCAATGATGTcgatgattaaactagtttaaaattgtattaaacggCCCCAACAGTACATCATTGAAAAGgataaaggagaaatctgcacaatgaacagacagaatttGTAAGGTTTCAgtccacacatcacagatatttaaaaaaatatttaccaagaacttatatcaatatagtagtgagagaatacaatttaatttcagaatgtgtttttcttacgaaaaatgccataatttgttttatggttactgctaatcatagttttacttatacttttggttactatgatcttattgtaaatgccacagttaaaactatgCATACAATGGAACTTGCCGTCTGTGTAAAATGTTTTCTAATTCCCTCTGATTGTAtaaaaaggctttgtttgtcttcagatgactgtattttaatcatcaagatcctgataaaaagaaagaaaccgtgAAAGAAAACTAAATTTCTTTCAGTTGGACCGGTGCGACCAACTCGAGTGCTGGTGCGAccatgttagtctggagccatgtaaataaatagataaataaaaaaattatttgctgtggcattgcaagaattaatttgcaagaacaaatctaaaaataagaaaagatgcaaatttgttgctttattcattacccaattagcactcttgccacctgtgatctcATTAAACACCGTACCTACGTGACTTGCGTTTTTTcaatagccgaatttcaaacattacaagtaaacacgcaactaaagtggacagaaaacatggaagttcttgaaaaggaaaactatcaacgatggttatgtgggatagtgggatagaggtgtgccatgggatttgtttaattgtaaaaagtgtgaaaaaaggttgggaaacactgttctaaggtataactattaatatttaagtattgTAACGTATTGttattgtggttacaattatttatgtgaAGTTATTACATATTATAAGGTGCATTATGCGACATTACAAATGcgttataatgtatttataatgcctttacaatgcattataaatatgagcttcatagaaagtgttacccttTTATGAAATATGACCTATGAAGATTCTTGACAAGTTTCATAAGATTTacctatatactgtatgcagagcTTTTACCTGCTGAATGCATTCAAGCTTTAATGCCTTTATGGACTGCAGTATATAGGTGTTGATGGAGGATAGCATAGATAGAGGATAGAGTGTTGTTACTGCATTTTATTGAGTGACACGTACTGGATTTTCTTTCAGGCTCGATTATACAGTCTTCAGGCAGACCCTGCTACATACTGCAATGAACCTGATGGTACGTAAATGCCtcatcttttctctctctctctctctctctctctctttctctctctctctgaaaatgTGGCACTGTCTTTAATATTCAATGTGTGTTTATGCGCGATTAAGGTTTAATTCATGCACTTTACTGTTTCCAGGCCCTCCACATCAGTTTGACGCCTGGCTGTCCAGTTTCAGTTTGGAAGAGAGGAAAGCAGAAATCTCTGAGCTGTTGGTCAATATTCCCGCCATCAGAGCTCTCTACACTAAAATGGTATGATGATTCATCCCACTATAATAATGGGAAAGGGTTCAAAGACCTGAAGATAGCTGCTCATTATAGTTCACTATATCAaaagctctgtttcaaaacctagggAGCTAATAGATGAGTTTCTTTTGATTGTGTTCATGGCAGGTGCCAGCAGCAGTGGCTCACTCTGAGTTCTGGCAGCGCTACTTCTATAAAGTGTTCCAGTTGGAGCAGGTATGTACAGCTGAGATCTGTCTTATACTGACCCTTGAGCTGAAATCTATTGAATTCTATTCAGGTTTATGAGCTTATCTGGACTCAGACAAGCCAATAAACAACATAATGATATCAGTATGAGTCACATGACACTAACCGGCACAACAGTTTCTCTCTTTGAGTTTTCGTGTTTGCTTGAGCTTGTTTGAAGGGGTGGTATCAAAGATGTGTTTTATAGTCAGTTAAAGATTAACATGGTATCATCCTCTTCTGGTCAGAATATGAATCTACAATATTCAATCCATAGCTGTAGGGGTGAAAAAATGCATCTTTCTTTGCATCAATCTGACAGTGAAAATGCGATGCATCAATTACAGTATTTAATAATAGATTAAAAGTGCTATTATAATACTTTATGTATGTCTCATTCATTTCTTATCCAAAATACAATTCTAGTTTGTAAAAACGTAACAAATCCCAGTCTAATCCGAAAGCATTTAACTGCCCCTCTAGTGACGTTTAgatttttgagtgatgatgcaaaTAAATtgttgaacagattttttaattgattaattgagtttgaactgattcacataAATTAATCAAACTTACCAACTCTAACACCATTTTTGCTACTCAACTTTAAATCAGAAACACAATTAAAACATGTCTTAATGCTATGAGACTCGCTATGATACTGTCTTTAAGAAATTGTGATATTCACATTGTTCCTTTAATTCTTTGCAAATATATCATGAATATTTGCCCAGCCTTTGTTACACTTTTGCTTTAGTTAGATTTAGTCTATATatacattgtgtgtgtatatatatatatatatatatatatatatatatatatatatatatatatatatatactgtatatatacaccgatcaaccacaacattaaaaccacctgcctaatattgtgtaggtccccccaatctgagatgctattcttctcaccacaattgtacagagcggttatccgagttaccatagactttgtcagttcaaaccagtctggccatcctctgttgacctctctcattaacaaggcatttccgtccacagaactgccactcactggatgttttttgtttttggcaccattctgagtaaattctagagactgttgtgcgtgaaaatcccaggagatcagcagttacagaaatactcaaactagcctggtaccaacaatcatgccacggtccaaatcattgagatacatttttttccccattcagatggttgatgtgaacattatctgaagctcctaacccgtatctgcctgattttatgcactgcactgctgccacatgattagcagattagataatcgcatggatgacttttggtgctagatgggctggtttgagtgtttctgtaactgctgatctccttggaaaacaaaaaaaaaaaacatccagtgaggggcagttctgcagatggaaacaccttgttgatgagagcggtcaacagagaatggccagactggttcgaactgacaaagtcaacggtaactcagataaccactctgtacagttttgttgagaagaatatcatctcagaatatcattctgagatgcgggttggcactgttttggtggcttgtgggggacctacacaacattagttgtgcatatatatatatgtacagtatatatatatatatatatatatatatatatatatatatatatatatatatatatatatataactgccaACTAAATTTATTAGTCAAACCAAATAATATAATCAAATCATTGCCTAAAGTATTTACACCCTTGTTATTTGGCAGAACTAATACTTACAGATTCAATTTCAGccacggttttcaaactgggagagCATGTCAGAGGAGGCGCTGAGATTGATGATAATTTCTTCAagtaaaaaaaagatacataaatacaataaaatgtattgtgaagTTAAATGAAAGTTTACAGTCCGGCTTAATAGACCATAGCTCTATGGCGGactgcaattgatccagaatgcGGCAGCGAGAGTGGTCTTCAACGAGCCCAAGAGAGCGCACGTCATGCCTCTCTTCATCAAATtgcactggctgccaatggttgctcACGTTAAATTCAAGGCATTtatgcttgcttacagaacaaccactagcTCCGCAGCACACTATCTAAACTCACTACTTCAGActtatgtgccctccagaagcctGTGTTCTGTGGGTGAACGGCACCTTGTGGTGCCATCTCATAAAAGCACAAAATCACTGTCCCGGACCATTACATTGaatggtggaatgacctgcccAATTTCACCCGAGCGACTGTGTCTTTAGCctctttcaaaaaacagctaaagacacatATTTTTTATGAACACCTAACCCATTCATACTAACACTCTCTCTTCATGTtcttcgggaaaaaaaaaaaaaaaaactttccttgcTAGTGTACTGCTCTAAGTTATGTGagacttgtattacagcacttattatattgttctcctcatttgtatggttgaagtcagaagtttacatacaccttagccagatacaattcctgacatttaatcatagaaaacattccctgtcttaggtcagttaggatcactactttattttaagaatgtgaaatgtcagaataatagtagagataattattttatttcagcttttatttctttcatcacattcccaatgggtcagaagtttacatacactgtgttagtgtttggtagcattgcctttaaattgtttaagttcagatgttttgggtagccttccacaagcttctctcaaTAAGTTGcatacagaactggtgtaactgagtcaggtttgtaggcctccttgctcgcacatgctttttcagttctgcccgcaAATTTTCTAtgagattgaggtcagggctttgtgatggccactccaataccttgaatttgttgtccttaagccattttgccacaactttggaggtatgcttggggtcaatgtccatttggaagacccatttgcgactgagctttaaatttatggatgatgtcttgagatgttgcttcaatatatccacataattttccttccacatgatgccatctattttgtgaattgcaccagtccctcctgcagcaaagcacccccacaagatgatgctgccacccccatgcttcacggttgggatggtgttcttcggcttgcaagcctcaccctttttcctccaaacataacaatggccattatggccaatcagttttatttttgtttcatcagatcagaggaaatttctccaaaaagtaagatctttgtcccatgtgcacttgcaaactttagtctggcttttttatggcggttttggagcattggattcttccttgctgagcagcctttcaggctatgtcgaaataggactcgttttactgtggatatagatacttgtctaccagttccctccagcatcttcacaaggtcctttgttgttgttctgggattgatttgcactttttgcactatgttcatctctaggagacagaatgcgtctgcttcctgagcagtatgatggttgTGTGGCAAGTACTatcgtttgtacagatgaatgtggtaccttcaggcgtttgtaaattgttcccaaggatgaaccagacttgtggaggtcaacaatattttttctgaggtcttggctgatttcttttgatttgatcagaagctaattgcctaaaggcttgacatcattttctggaattttccaagttgcttaaaggcacagttaacttaatgtaaacttctgacccactggaactgtgatatagtcaattaaaagtgaaacaatctgtctgtaaacaattgttggaaaaattacttgtgtcatgcacaaagtagatgtcctaaacgacttgccaaaactatagttttctaatatgaaatctgtggttaaaaaatgagttttaatgacttcaacctcagtgtatgtaaacttctgacttcaaatgtaagtcattttggaaaaaagcatctgctaaatgaataaatgtaaatgttaatgtcGAGAGCACAACCAGTAGCGCCTCCAAGAGGTGGCCAGGGGTGCCGTGGCCCCCCTGAAAAAAACACTGGCCATCCTACTGGCCCCTCCGTCCACCATGTTCATTATAATAGTTTATATTAAACTCAGAATAATATTCTATGTAtataatattctatatatattcaGAACAATGTCTATATATTATCAgacattaaatatttaacataaaaatcAACAGCAAGGAGCAGCATTTGATTATTTAGAATTTCCTTCTTAAACTCCACCCCCACATTTCTTAAGTATGCACGTTGTAGCACCACTTGAATCATAAGCAGTGCTTGTAAGAGGAGCGCTGTGATCTTGACAACAACAAAACAAGCTCTTGGACAAAACAACCAAGTAAGCATATATACAACAATTTTCACCAAATGCTTTCCCTTGTAAAAGAGAGATTTTTCCCAAGTGAACCAAAAGTCACCGTACGCACTGTAAACACTCACTGTAACTCGTCGGATGTGAGATGAATTTGTCTTCCATAAACATAACAGAGCTTGGTACATTTCTGGTTTTCCACGAAAGTTTTCTTTACGGAAATAGAACGTTTGTTTTAGGTTGTACACAATGGTTCCCCAACATTCCCTTAACCTCTTAATTTCTAGATCCTTTTTGCAACCATGCTGCAACCTCAATACACAGACAAGCCATCgataaattcattatttattataatgaattataattattacaaaatCATTCAAATCAGCCACAACACATTTTGGATTACTGAAAActgtgtcttgtttttcagtttcctaaaaaCTTCCGCAGCaccatttttaaaatcagaaatgtattgacagacataaaaaaaatctaataaacattcaataaaccATTTAATTAACCTTAACCAGGCTAACGTTAATACATTTCTTATCTTACAGTTTAGTGGAGACATAACTGTTTCTTTTCAGTTGTAGTCAAGAAACAGAAAACCTCTCGGttaaacttacaaatcatattcttttcaATTTTATGAGTCAAATCTGTATCTAATAGTAACATTTAGCCTTTTATTAACCTCACATTTAGAAGTAATTATTTATTGCGGAAAGCGATAGAAAGATTGTCAGTCAGTGAGTCTGTCCTCGAATGACCATTAATTTTAAATTGCGCAAGAGCGCAAATTTCTATGGCTGAATGAAGCACATGCAGATCAAATGCACgttcatatacagtatagctaTTAGACAGCGACTAAGGTAATTAGATATTAAGATCATATATTAAGGTAGGAAGATAGTGTATTCTTGAATGTTTTTGTCATCTGTTCATTATAATGCGTTAAAATGCCATTTACTGTTATCAATTttctgcatttaattaaatgctagCCTACTTCAAAAATTTCATTCATTATTGTCTGTCAACCTctctgaaacatttttgaaaaatagccTAATCAAATatgataattaaaaataattaaaaatgtgaacgaaaaaataaaacttaccattagaaaataaccattagaaaacTTTCTGTATGTTAATTTAAGGTTgtcaaaaacctccctgcaacattcttggaaggttagtttatggttacacaaataaaacaaaaaaataaccattagagaatgttCTGCATAAGTGCTTTTAAGGTAGCCACAGGAAAAAACCTGCCTGCAATGTCCTgggaacattttaaaaacataaccAAAGAGAACGTTCCTAGAATGTTAGGAATTAACCAAACAGGAATCGTATGCTAACGTTaggggaatgttctgtgtttTCTGGGCCCTTGTCACAGACTATTCACCTTTGGTTGCGGTCTTGTACATTTTCTCAGAGGAGGGGCTTACTGTTCAAggctttgaaaacccctggattAAAGCATTAGCTTTCTTTGTTCCATGCTGATTATGAGGTTTTATTCGttgaagtgtgtttgtgtttgtaggaGGAGGCAAGGAGGGTGGCATTGAAGCAGAGAGCAGAGCAAACGTCACATTCTGAGAGTCTGGGCTGGGAGGAAGAGGATGAAGAAGGTCTGATGAAAATATACACAATTTAGAGCATGTGCACTGAAAGTTTTTAGAAAGTGtatgctgcctaccttttggaatacCTTTTGCATCAGGAGTGCAGCTCTAGAGGTTTTTGAACTATCACTATCTCTTTTCTGTCTCCAGGTGAGTTTCTCGGGATCAGGTCTACATCTCACTTAGATTTCACCCCACCTTTTGAGGAGGCACGAGTCCCTGCGGTCACGATAGAGACCACCCCTGAAAGCTCCTCCCCACCTCAGGTGGTTGTCTCCCCCAGCAACGTAGCATCTGACTTCACTCCCTCCGTGAGCAGTGACAGCGTCAGCTTCCCCACCCAGATCGAGAATCAAGCGGACCCTGTCACCATCAGAGTGACCCAGACGCCACCTGCTGTAGAAGAGGTGGTCTCATTTAAACACTCAGAGGCCAGTGTACAGGACATGGCGGTCCCAGAGGAGAGACCAGCACAGCATGAAGAGACCCCTAGAGAGGACGTAGCTCAAGACCTCAGAGTGTTCGAGCTCAACTCAGACAGCGGCAAATTAACACCCTCCAATAATGGCAAGAAAGGTGATTATCCGAGGTAGACCTCTAGAGgtgaagtaaaaacaataattgacacctcgtggggatttgctgAATGTAAacctttcatcattgacaatattcacccatgtttttatcctcacttcaatgcatattttgttattttgattagatgatGAAGTGTTAAAATTAAAacaagggcatgcaaagaaaaatgcgactatacagaaatgtgccctgtcagcacatacattgtatCTCCAAcctcatatcttgtgaataataattaacCTTAttactcattaaacctcatctgatgaaaaatacatttacaaagctcttcatctggtgaatatatatatatatatatataggcttaaaaaactaaaaagcttaatttggtcaATACTTGCATATAAAGAATCATAACAGAGACAAGtcattgtcatttcaaaataaaagtccacagTGTATTTTAGGCATGTTTGTAGTTAAAAGTCTCGTATTAtgcaccaaattttcatttttttttttttctggtaagtATTGGACTTTTGGTTgcacagtaaactgcatctgggattttattagtTTTGGGCTCTTGCAGCCTTTATGGCTGTGCCCGTCATAATAAggaatgacagattttttttaacatactataaatctatttttaaaaatatcgactgattaatcggttatcggtcttttccaccactttagttatcagtatcggcaaaatccactatctgtTGACCTCTAGTTATTATATTGGTCCaaactatacaaatacaaaaacaatactatTTTTGGTGGGGGGGTATTTTCgtgttttttaaaggaatagttcacccaaaaataaaaattttgtccaaatttatctccatgtctttccaaacctgtattactttcttatgtgaaacacaaGAGTAAAGATTTTAAAGAATATCCCAGTCCATGCaattcatgcatcatattccatgtcttctgaaggcatatgataggttttgatGAGAAATATGCCAAAATGTAAATCTTTTTTCAGTGAAATTTGTGACGTCCTGTCTCACAGTTCACAGTAGAGAACTTGCGTTGTTAAAAGTCGAtggttatttttaaattattgatttataatgtattttagtACTGTGTTCTCTCCATATTGGGGGATAGAATGCAGACATTTAAGAACAGTTAAAGGAACCGAACGCCATCAATTATTTGGTTCCGGTATTCTTTTGGAACCGGAAGTAtatgcttttatttgtttgttttgctattttattttgaCAGGTAGAGGTTTGTTTCTATTTGATGCTTTGTTACTTTTTATGTACCATAGTTTGTTTTCAACATCTAAACAAGCAGTTTTGGTGTATATATTTGatatgagtggattattggtaaaatccagtgtgtgtgtatgcacaggTTCGAGTACAGATGTAAGTGAAGACTGGGAGAAGGATTTTGATCTGGACATGACAGAGGAAGAAGTTCAGCTGGCATTGTCAAAAATAGACGCAA
The genomic region above belongs to Myxocyprinus asiaticus isolate MX2 ecotype Aquarium Trade chromosome 23, UBuf_Myxa_2, whole genome shotgun sequence and contains:
- the LOC127413543 gene encoding BSD domain-containing protein 1-like translates to MADGEGGWWGGWLTQSFQTVKDKSAEAYEFIKRDLTEFSSVVQHDTACSIVATATAVKNKLAVESSSEATDKVKKGISNILGVITDTLAPPPDKTIDCDVITLVATPAGTTEVYDSSKARLYSLQADPATYCNEPDGPPHQFDAWLSSFSLEERKAEISELLVNIPAIRALYTKMVPAAVAHSEFWQRYFYKVFQLEQEEARRVALKQRAEQTSHSESLGWEEEDEEGEFLGIRSTSHLDFTPPFEEARVPAVTIETTPESSSPPQVVVSPSNVASDFTPSVSSDSVSFPTQIENQADPVTIRVTQTPPAVEEVVSFKHSEASVQDMAVPEERPAQHEETPREDVAQDLRVFELNSDSGKLTPSNNGKKGSSTDVSEDWEKDFDLDMTEEEVQLALSKIDATEELVDEDWENWE